One Hordeum vulgare subsp. vulgare chromosome 4H, MorexV3_pseudomolecules_assembly, whole genome shotgun sequence DNA window includes the following coding sequences:
- the LOC123448034 gene encoding cyclin-T1-3-like: MDTMQTSDSSHHGIVENSPYRTPYGRHVESGNLGGSWYFSRKEIEENSLSRKDGIDLKESYLRKSYCTFLQDFGMRLKVPQVTIATAIVFCHRFFLRQSHARNDRLTIATVCMFLAGKVEETPRPLKDVILISYEIIHKKDTAAVARIKQKEVYEQQKELILIGERAVLITLGFDLNVHHPYKPLVEAIKKFKVAQNALAQVAWNFVNDGLRTSLCLQFKPNHITAGAIFLAAKFLKVKLPSDGEKVWWQEFDVTPRQLEEVSNQMLELYEQNRVVPPPSQGNDTEGSSASVVNPRALGKAPGAAEERHGHENHQAPRQSSMAGPPEKKNSNQRIPKVEAKDGIASSNEGPNMSSSMDAMKKIDKDKVKAALEKRRKSKGDAGRKVDIMDDDDLIERELEHGVEMAAKDEKKHDRRQSWPQPLHQSAGRTAENAEEGELSMDSQEYLSSVTELDDRKRKDAYDHRSHDHVERDHKRVRS, translated from the exons ATGGATACCATGCAGACAAGTGACTCTTCACATCATGGAATTGTAGAAAACAGCCCTTACAGAACTCCCTATGGTAGACATGTGGAAAGTGGCAACCTTGGTGGTTCGTGGTATTTTAGTAGAAAAGAAATAGAGGAGAATTCCCTTTCAAGGAAAGATGGCATTGATCTGAAGGAGTCTTAccttcgcaagtcatactgcacttTTCTTCAGGATTTTGGGATGAGGCTGAAAGT GCCTCAAGTGACAATTGCTACCGCTATAGTATTCTGTCATCGTTTTTTCCTTCGTCAATCTCATGCCAGAAATGATAGGCTG ACAATAGCCACAGTTTGCATGTTCTTGGCgggtaaagttgaagaaactcccAGACCCCTTAAGGATGTCATACTAATTTCTTATGAGATCATCCACAAGAAGGATACTGCCGCAGTTGCTCGGATCAAGCAAAAG GAGGTTTATGAACAACAGAAGGAGCTTATTTTAATCGGGGAGCGTGCTGTTCTTATAACACTTGGTTTTGACCTGAATGTGCACCACCCTTACAAGCCCTTGGTCGAAGCAATAAAAAAATTCAAGGTTGCTCAAAATGCGCTTGCTCAAGTTGCCTGGAATTTTGTCAATGATGG GCTACGTACTTCGCTTTGTCTCCAGTTTAAACCCAATCATATTACGGCCGgagcaatcttccttgctgcgaaGTTCCTCAAAGTCAAGCTTCCATCAGATGGTGAGAAGGTCTGGTGGCAAGAGTTTGATGTAACCCCTCGGCAGTTGGAAG AGGTCAGCAACCAAATGTTGGAGCTGTACGAGCAAAACCGTGTGGTGCCACCACCATCCCAAGGGAATGATACTGAAGGCAGCTCTGCAAGTGTGGTTAATCCACGTGCTCTTGGAAAGGCTCCTGGAGCTGCAGAGGAGCGCCATGGTCATGAAAATCATCAAGCACCTAGACAGTCGAGCATGGCAGGCCCCCCTGAAAAGAAAAACTCAAACCAGAGGATACCCAAGGTGGAAGCAAAGGATGGTATTGCCAGCAGCAACGAAGGCCCTAATATGTCATCCTCAATGGATGCAATGAAAAAGATAGACAAAGATAAAGTGAAAGCTGCGCTTGAGAAACGGAGGAAATCAAAAGGTGATGCTGGTAGAAAGGTTGACATCATGGATGACGATGACCTGATTGAGAGGGAGCTGGAGCATGGCGTGGAGATGGCTGCCAAGGATGAGAAAAAACACGACAGAAGGCAGAGCTGGCCCCAGCCCCTGCACCAGAGTGCTGGTCGCACGGCAGAGAACGCCGAGGAGGGCGAGCTCTCGATGGACAGTCAAGAGTACCTTTCCTCCGTGACTGAGCTCGACGACCGGAAGAGGAAGGATGCATATGACCACAGGAGCCATGATCACGTCGAGAGGGACCATAAAAGGGTGAGGTCGTGA